ACGGTTTTAGACGGTTCAGACCCCTCGCGATAGCCTGCTTGATTAACACGTCACTTTCCTCTTCGTAAGCTCTCTTCAGGTCGTCATAATTGAGCTTCCTGTCCTTATCCAAGTACGAGGGTGATGCCTTCACAAGAATGCCAAATCCAAGGTCTATTGTATCAGTCTGGTGCGACTTGATCACAAGGTCGTCAAAACATAATGGGACAAGTTGATCCGCCTCATCAGTAGTTAGGTGGGGCGACCAGAATTCAATGCATCTTAGTGTACTCAACTGCAATCTCTCGTTCGGCGGAAGTCCGATCACCCAAACGAATGCTGCCTTAGTGATCTCCCTCTTTTGGAGGCGATCCAAGAAACCCATCCCTTGAATGGCCTTGAAAGCTGCTTCTTGGCTCGATGAGTCCACGTCACGTATAAGTTCGATCACCTGGGTGATATATTGTTCTACTAGCTGTAGATTGTTATTGCATTTGGTAGCGTTTAGAACCTCATAGCATCCGGAGCGCATCGTAATATCGCTTTGTCCTGCCAGTTCGAGAACGGCTCGCAAGAATCTATCCTTTTGGGGTATGCGATAGCCCCTCTTCCTCACAAATTCTAAAGCTAATTTCGTATCATAGGTGAGCCACTCTACTAACCAATCCGATCTGCGGCCTGTTGACAAATGTGAATAGAAATATGCGAATATGAGTGGATCCGACATCGCGCGATCCTTGAGTGTTGCCGCATTTCGTGACACAGTAACAAAACCTTCTCTGTCGTCCACTAAATCAATAACATATTTCAAACCGCCCAGATTAGCTTCTGCATAAAACTCATTTAAGTGCTCCTGAAGTCGATCTGCTGTCGATTCAGATGCCCTGTCGAGTAACAATTCCATCAGTGGCACCGCGATGCATTGTTCCGCTCCTGGGATTGCACTAAAGGTATTTATCGCTGCATCTGATAACTCATCAATCTCTGGAACATCATCGTGACTAATTGTCTCATGCGACACTACAAACTCCAGCACACCCCGAATCAATGCCTTCCACCTCGTAGAATGCTCACTTTCCCAGCCTCCCTCCCTCAGAGTATCCATGAGCAAGGTTATTTTCGGTACGGCAAGACTGAGCACGCTTACCGGCAGCAGGTTGTCCAGAAACTTACCCAAAATGTACAGGCGTGATGGGCATAAGGGTTTATCCGAATCTTCGTTCTCCAGCAACAGAATGTCAGTTTCAGATATTGACCTAGTAAAGTCTGAGACGTACTTGGCATCCAGGTATTTTTGCTGTTGTTCCCCGGTCTGAGTGAACTGTCTCGCCACCTCAATGTCGCCAGAAAAATGTGCGGTGAGACTGCTCTTGATGCGCCCCTCGAAACCTACTGTAAGCGTCTCATTATCAGCCATTTCCTCAAGAGCCACCCTCACGAAGGCACCTGATTTCTTCTTCAGGTGGTCATCACCGAGGATGTCCTCAATTCTGTCCATCCACATTTCGCCCAAAGCCGGAGCCAAGTGTGGACATACCTGTAGCAATGTCCTTCTCAAGAGACCTGGTGCAATGATTTCGATTCTCTTCCGCAGGCGCGAGTCCATGGCACTGTAAACTGCAGAACACCGAGTGGAGTCCACCTTAATATTCAAGGCCTCCAGCACGTGCAAAACGGAGTTCAAGAAGTATGCGGCCGTGATTGGATTACGCTTGCTACCGAACTCTGCTTGAACGGCCCTAACGAAGTCCAAATGATTCTCTTTGATCTGTGGAATATCCTCCGCAGCTTTTATTGCGTCGGATATCTTGTTATCCTCACATAGAACATACAATCTATCAAGACCGGGGAAATGCCTTTCCTGATCCGATTGCCTTAGTGCCGTATACGGTCGCAGGTTCGTAATCTTGGCAACAGAAGACACGTCTTTGGCAAGTGACCGCAACGATTCTAGGTCCTCATTGAGTTCCTTGCGGCCAAGATCATCGGGTATATCTTCCAGTGCGCCTATCCCTCGTGATGTGAGTTCAGCCATTAAGTCAGGGTGGCGATGCTGAAGGAGTAAGAAGAGGCAGATTTCCCTCCGATTGCGCTTAGCATATCCCAGTTCAAAATCCCTTTCTTGCCCTTCCCGTTCTTGTATTAGCATGTAATGGGATAACAGAATGTTTACAAACTGTATTACCTGCCTCGGGTTGTCGCGATATGCGTAGGTTATCATCCAAGCGATGCCGGAGTCCGATAGGTCCTTCAGTCCGGTTTCTTCTAAACAGCTCACGGTGAAAGATTCAAGTTCAGTAGGATAGAAGTCGGGAATTCTGACAACAGTATTAAAGAACTTCTTCTGAAACTCATCTGGGCTATAAGTACTCTTTGAGTTGTTTGCTGCTTGTGCAACATAAACCGCTCGGATGTGTTCACGGATTGCGGAATCATCGCAGGGTATAAGAAACACGACGGACTTTTCCTCGACCTCTATATCTTTCGGTTCCAAGAAGGTCTTTATTGTTGACAGGCTCTTGAGAGCTAGCTCGTGCGAGACTCTGTCCAAGTTATCAAATACAATTAGGCATTTGGGCCTGTGAGTCTCCCGAAGGATGCGTACAAACTCGTCTTCGAATTCGTGTGGGTCCGAGAGACGCTCAACTGAAAACGTTGTTGTTTCTGTCCCAAGAAACTGTGTCGCATTCTTGACAAGCCAAAGTAGGAAACCCCCTCCCAACAGAGACCCCAGCGTAAAACCTAGGATTCTCTCGTACACTTGTATGAGATCGAAGTATGATGCTGCGAGCGCAAATACCACAAGTACAGCCACTGCAAAGACAAACGCAGTTCTAGCTTGCTTCACTTTGGTCCAGTTGACTTTGAATTCCCCATCGTTCACGCGTGTCACAGCGTTATTCATGCGATCATCAAGTTCAAACTCAGCATCTAAGTTATCATTTTCCGGCGATTTCATCTGACGAACAAATTCTCTGAGAAAGGATCGTCTCAGTGAGTCTCCTTCGTGCTTCCACACATCGAAGATCACTGTTGGGATTCCTTTCTTGCGCAACGCGGCTGCAGCCAAATAGGCGATGCTGCTCTTACCTGAGCCCCATTTCCCAAAAAGACCTATCGTAAATGGGGTTTCGCATATACTCACAATGCTTGTGAGTGTGTTCGCGATGTCTTTGTGTCCAAATCTGACTCTCTTGAAATCATCTTCTGACTGCAATGGAGTTTCGCGTAAGAACTTTACAATGGTTCTCGTCCCAGAATTCATTATTCCCTCGATAGATACGTAAGGTCCAGCCTTCAAGCAATCGACAGCTTTGTCCGCTATTCAGTATACCGTAATCGCATTCTGTGATCAACCGAAAAGGCCGTATGTCCCACTATTGCAAGCCGCATTTGAAACGCTCATATCACTCCCACAAAAACCCTACCAATCCACTACAGAAAACTTCGGGGCGCTCGTTAGTATGAAACCATGCCACGCAAATCCCGAAGTGCGCCAATCAATACGGTCAACTCTGCCTATCTCGACAAAAACAATACAAGTTCTTTCAACC
This DNA window, taken from Candidatus Zixiibacteriota bacterium, encodes the following:
- a CDS encoding KAP family NTPase — its product is MNSGTRTIVKFLRETPLQSEDDFKRVRFGHKDIANTLTSIVSICETPFTIGLFGKWGSGKSSIAYLAAAALRKKGIPTVIFDVWKHEGDSLRRSFLREFVRQMKSPENDNLDAEFELDDRMNNAVTRVNDGEFKVNWTKVKQARTAFVFAVAVLVVFALAASYFDLIQVYERILGFTLGSLLGGGFLLWLVKNATQFLGTETTTFSVERLSDPHEFEDEFVRILRETHRPKCLIVFDNLDRVSHELALKSLSTIKTFLEPKDIEVEEKSVVFLIPCDDSAIREHIRAVYVAQAANNSKSTYSPDEFQKKFFNTVVRIPDFYPTELESFTVSCLEETGLKDLSDSGIAWMITYAYRDNPRQVIQFVNILLSHYMLIQEREGQERDFELGYAKRNRREICLFLLLQHRHPDLMAELTSRGIGALEDIPDDLGRKELNEDLESLRSLAKDVSSVAKITNLRPYTALRQSDQERHFPGLDRLYVLCEDNKISDAIKAAEDIPQIKENHLDFVRAVQAEFGSKRNPITAAYFLNSVLHVLEALNIKVDSTRCSAVYSAMDSRLRKRIEIIAPGLLRRTLLQVCPHLAPALGEMWMDRIEDILGDDHLKKKSGAFVRVALEEMADNETLTVGFEGRIKSSLTAHFSGDIEVARQFTQTGEQQQKYLDAKYVSDFTRSISETDILLLENEDSDKPLCPSRLYILGKFLDNLLPVSVLSLAVPKITLLMDTLREGGWESEHSTRWKALIRGVLEFVVSHETISHDDVPEIDELSDAAINTFSAIPGAEQCIAVPLMELLLDRASESTADRLQEHLNEFYAEANLGGLKYVIDLVDDREGFVTVSRNAATLKDRAMSDPLIFAYFYSHLSTGRRSDWLVEWLTYDTKLALEFVRKRGYRIPQKDRFLRAVLELAGQSDITMRSGCYEVLNATKCNNNLQLVEQYITQVIELIRDVDSSSQEAAFKAIQGMGFLDRLQKREITKAAFVWVIGLPPNERLQLSTLRCIEFWSPHLTTDEADQLVPLCFDDLVIKSHQTDTIDLGFGILVKASPSYLDKDRKLNYDDLKRAYEEESDVLIKQAIARGLNRLKPSKPQRGEKTYWAWVDSLPLE